The Acetobacteroides hydrogenigenes nucleotide sequence AGCAACCTTCGTGGATTCGTACGGCGGTGCGCGAGGGCGTAGACTTTATGGGTAACAAGAAGCCGATTTACGCCGGCCTTTTCCTGAGCGGTTTTAAGAGTATCGACGAGCTGCGCCTGGGCGTTCGTATGGCTATTGAAGGTGGCGCCAAGGGGGTGTCGCTCTTTGCGCAGCCAACCCTCGACGAGCTAAAGGCGGTAAGCGCCGAGCTAAAGTAGCAGTTGGGCTTCCTGCCCATTCGCTAGCGTTCCGCTTTGTGGGTACGTTGAGGTAGGCCTCCTCCGAATAGAGAACGTGGAAGAGCATGGCCTACATAACCTGTTTCCTCTGCTGAACGCCGTTGCGCTTCAGCCAAGCATAAGAAAAGCGTCCATCCCGTGCTACCGGGGTGGACGCTTCTTTTATGGTGCGCCTTAGCGGGCTACTCCTCTGTGTTGCGGCTGCTCTTGCCCTCCCTTTTCTTGCGCGAGCGCGTGGCGCGCTGCTTTTGCGTTGCCCTGAATTCGGCTATGATGTGGTTTAGCGACGAGGCCATAGCCTTGTAGGTTTCGTTATTCCTAAATTCGATATGAAAGTTGATGTAGCGCCCCATCTTGTCGATGGCGAAGCCTAGCACCCGGGCTGCCTCCTGCGAGCTTACCCTGCTTTTGGGAGGCTTGGCCTGCGTTTGCTGCTCCTTGTGCAGGATGTAGCTGGCCTGCCCTTCGCGGATCTCCTCCACCCACTCCTGTGCGTTTATCGTTTCGATGGCCTGCTTTAGGTGGGGGTGCGTTTCCAGCATGTTGAGCAGCGTATCTACCAGGTTAGTCTCCTCCTTGTTGCCTTTGCGGTTCATCGTCCAGCCCACGGCCTTAATGGCGTAAACTAGCTGCTGGCCGGCGCTGGCCCAGGCTTCGTTCTTTCGGGCGGCGCACGTTTGCGCGTAGCGGCGCAGGTTCGAGATGCCCTTGTCGCGCTGGGCATCATCCTTTTTTACCAGGCTGCTGATGCTGGCGTTGCTCACCTTTTGCAGCGCCTGGTTCAGGGTTTCGACCTTACCCTCCATATCCTGTACGAGCAGCGCAAATTCGGCATCCTGATCCTGATCGCGCTTAACGATTTGGAGCATCTTTTCGGCAAATAGCGCTTTCTCGAGTATCCGCATATCGTGGTAGAAGAATCCTTTGATCATGAGCAAATAAATGAGTGGGTACCGCCCTAAATTTATAAAGAAAGAACGGTTAAATATCCTTTACTGTGAAACTATTTTAGCTGATGCTGCCTGAGGATCGGCTGAACAGCGCTGCGCAGGGGGTGCGGGAATGGGGGTAGGGCTTATCGTGGCTCCGCGAAGGGGTACGGCGTGCAGGAAAGGATGTTCACGGCGCCGCGAATGGGCTATTTTAACTTGATTATTGAATTCACGGCGCCGTGAATTAGGTTTTGCATTGTGGTTATGAGATCACGGCACCGTGAATGGGCTGATTTGGTGTGATTATCATATGCGCGTGCCTGTTGATTTGTTTTCGCATTGCTTTAATGCATACACGGCGGCGGGAGTATTGTGTGCTATTGTGTTTGGTTGAATCCCGGCGCCGTGAATTGTCTTTTTGGGTGTGGTTGGGGGTTTCCCGGCGCCGGGAATAGATTGCCCTTTGGCCTTTAGACGATGCAAGTGGTGGGTTATGAAGGGCGAGGTCACGGCTAGGCTATGGGCGGCAGCAGCCTACCGGTAGCGGAATTTTGGTGAACTATTCAACCTGCCAGATTGTGGCTCCTGTCTGCTACGGAGTATTGGCATGCTGCCTGGTGTGTAATTTGCACATCGTCAGCGGGTATGCCGTGTGGCTGGACGTCTTTTTGCTTGGGTAAAAAAAGCCTAAAAGCAGGCCGAAAAGTTGCCGCATTCAGCAAAAGATACGCATCTTTGATTCTGTTACTAAAGCACAACCAAATGAATTACACGAAGCTAACCACGCTCGGACTTTGCTCCATGGGGATCGTAACCCCCGCGCTGTCTAAGAATGGGCAAGCCGAGAAGAAGCCGAACCGTAGGCCAAACATCATCTTTATGATGAGCGACGACCATGCCTACCAGGCTATCAGCGCCTATGGCTCTATCGTCAACAAAACACCAAACATCGACCGCATTGCCAACGATGGTGCCATCTTTACGCACAACTACTGCGCCAACTCCATTAGCACCCCCAGCCGCGCCTGTGCGCTTACGGGCAAGCATAGCCACAAAAATGGGGTGCTTACGTGGGATGCAATTGATACAGCACAGGTAACTTTCCCCAAGCTGCTTCGTAGCAACGGCTACAGAACCGGTATCTTTGGGAAGTGGCACTTGGGAAGCAATCCGGCAGGCTTCGACGAGTGGATGGTATATCCAGGTCAGGGCAGCTACTACAATCCCGACTACCTAACGGCAAAAGGTCCGGTTCAGATCGAAGGCTACTCCGAGGAGGTTACCACCGATTTAGCGCTCGACTTCCTAAAGCGCCAGTCGAACCCCGACCAGCCCTTCCTGCTGGTTTGCAACTTTAAGGCGCCTCACCGTTCGTGGATGCCCGGGCCAAAGTACCTCACCATGTACGCCAACGACACCATCCCCGAACCCGAAACCCTTTTCGACGACTACAGCGACCGCGCTACGCCTGCCTCGCAGCATAAGATGGGTATCGACAAGCACATGCACATGGGCTACGACCTGAAGGTTCCGATGGGCGAAGACTATTGGGATAAGGTTGGAGGCTACGAAAGGATGACCCCTGCCCAAAAGGAGGCCTGGAACAAGGCCTATGGCCCCGAGATCTACAAGTTCCTTATCGAAAGGCCAAAGGGTAAGGATTTGGTGCGATGGAAGTACCAGCACTACATGAAGGACTACCTGCGCTGCGTTGCCGCGGTTGACGATAATATTGGTAGAATACTGGACTACCTTAAGGAGAACAACCTCGAGGAGAATACCATTGTGGTGTACTGCGCCGATCAGGGCTTTTACCTGGGCGAGCACGGCTGGTTCGACAAGCGCTGGATGTACGAGGAGTCGTTCCGCATGCCGCTGCTGATGCGCTGGCCTAACGGCATCAAGAAGGGGATAACGATCGATCAGCTTACGCAGAACATCGACTTTGCCCCAACCTTGCTAGAGGCGGCAGGCATTAAGGCTCCTAAGGAGATGCAGGGGAAGAGCATGCTGCCCTTGCTCGAGGGCAAGAAGGTGAAGTGGCGCGATGCGCTCTACTACCACTACTACGACCATATCGGCGAGCATGGTGTGGCAAGGCACTACGGGGTGCGTACCGATAGGTACAAGCTTATTCACTACTACACCACCAACGAGTGGGAGCTCTTCGATCTAGATAAAGACCCAAAGGAGATGCATAGCCAGTACAGCAACCCTGCCTATGCCGATGTAAAGAAGATGCTTCTTAAGAAGCTCGAGCAGCTAAAGGTGGAGTACAAGATCCCCGATTCGCTGACCAAGGAGCTGATGGAGAAGTTTGATAAAAAGTAAATTACCATAAAAAGGGGAAGGTTTCTTCCTCTTTTTTGCTTTCTTTGATGCCCTAATTAGCCATTTATCGTAATGAATAAGACAATTGCCCCATTTGCAAGGCATCTCTACGTAATGCTTAAGCCTGTTGGGTCGATATGCAACCTCGACTGTAGCTACTGCTACTACCTCGAAAAGGAAAACCTCTACGCCAACACCGCAAAGCACTTCATGAGCGAGGAGCTGCTCGAGCGGTTCATTAAGGATTACCTCCGCTCGCAAACCAAGGCCGAGGTGCTCTTTACCTGGCATGGCGGCGAGGCGCTTATGCGCCCCATAAAGTTCTACCAAAAGGCGCTAGACCTGCAGAAGAAGTACGGAGGAGGACGCCCAATCGACAACTCCATCCAAACCAACGGGGTGCTGCTTACCGACGAGTGGTGCGAGTTCTTTAAGCGGAACAACTTCCTTGTGGGGATATCTATAGATGGTCCTCGCGAATTCCACGATAAGCATAGACGCTCGAAGCAGGGGCACTCCACCTTCGACCAGGTGATGCGCGGAGTAGAGCTGCTGAAGAAGCATCAGGTGGAGTTTAACGCCATGGCCGTTATCAATAGCGATAACGTGAAGCATCCTTTGGAGGTGTACAACTTCTTTAAGGAGATCGGATGTCAGTTCATCCAATTCTCGCCAATCGTAGAGCGTATCTCTAGTAACGATAACGGATTGAAGTTCTCGAGCCCGACAGAATCGGGTATTGCAGAGGTCGCCCCATATACGGTAGACCCTGATGAGTTTGCCAACTTCTACCTTAAGATATTCGACGAGTGGGTACGAAAGGATGTGGGCAGCATCTACATTCAGCTGTTCGATTCGACCCTTGCCAACTGGGTAGGCCAGCCACCGGGCGTTTGCACCCTGGCGAAGACCTGCGGGCATGCCGGCGTAATGGAGTTCAACGGCGATGTGTACTCGTGCGACCACTTCGTTTACCCCGAGTTTAAGATTGGAAACATCTACTCGCAGAACCTCACCTCGATGATGTATTCCGACAAGCAGCAGCGCTTTGGCAGCAACAAGTTTACATCGCTTCCTCGCCAGTGCAGGGAGTGCCGATACCTGTTTGCTTGCTACGGCGAGTGTCCCAAGAATCGTTTTATTACCGATAAGTATGGCGAGCCGGGGCTGAACTATCTCTGTAACGGGTTTTACAAGTTCTTCGACCACGTTCGGCCCTACATGGACTACATGAAGGAGGAGTACGAAAACCAACGCCCACCAGCTAATGTGATGAGTTGGGTAAATAGGGGAATGAAGTAGGTATATAATGTAAGGTATAAAGCAAAAAGGCAGATGGGGTTAATCATCTGCCTTTTTCTATGCTATAAATCCCAGTACGGATTGCTAGTTCGTGCGGTGAGGAAAATCGTCTCCATCTTTTTCATTACCTCCGGATTCGACTTCGCCACATCGACCTTTTCGTAAGGATCGGAGCTCAAGTCGTAAAGCTCCGTCTTGGTCTTTTCGGGGATGGCAATGTTCAACCTAACAGCTTTCCATTTGCCCATCCTTATCGCCTGACGCTTGCCCATCTCGTGGAACTCCCAGTAGAGGTATTCGTGCTCCTTTGTCTTCTTGCCAAACAGTGCAGGTGTAAAGGATATGCCGTCGATATTCTTTGGCGCCTTAATTGAGGTAATATCGCAAATGGTTGGCATAATATCCCAGAATGCGCCCACGTGGTTGCTTACCTGTCCACCCTTTATCGATTTAGGCCACGAAACAATCAGTGGTGTGCGAACGCCTCCTTCGTATAGGTCGCGCTTAACACCCCGGTAGCCTCCGTTGCTGTTGAAGAAGTATGGATCGTTGCCACCCTCAACGTGAGGACCATTATCGGAGGCAAACATGATTACCGTATTCTCGTCGATTCCTTGGGCTTTAAGCAGCGATTTAAGTTCGCCAACTTGTCCGTCTAGCCAGGTTACCATGGCTGCGTATGCGGCATGGGGATAATCCTGTTTGCCGTAGTGCTGCCCTGGGAATGGCTTTTCGGGGTACTTTCCAATGAAATCCTTCAAGTATTTTTCGGGAAGAACCATCTCGGCATGAGGTACCGTTACCGCAAGGTATAGGAAGAACGGATTTTTCGAGTTCGACTTGATGAACGATTTGGCATGGTTCATAATTTCTTCCTGCGACCAGGTTTTTCTGGCCATTCCCTTGTTCTCGGGATATTCTACCTTTTTATTATTTTCCCAAAGATGCTCCGGGAATGCAAAGTGCGCCTGATACTGGCAGTTGTAGCCAAAGAAGTAGTCGAAGCCCATATGGTTTGGATCCGATTCCGATCCTGGATAGCCGAGTCCCCATTTACCTGTTAAACCTGTTTTGTATCCGGCATCTTTTAGCAGCTTCGCAATAGTGATGGTACTTGCCGGCATTGGCTGTTGTCCTTCCGGATCGATCTCCTTGTTTCCTCTTATGGCAGCATGTCCGGTATGCATCCCTGTTAGCAGCGCACAGCGCGATGGTGCACTTACGCTACTCCCCGTATAGTGATTTGTGAAGCGTACGCCGCTAGAGGCTAATGCGTCGAGATTTGGAGTCGTGTATTTTTGCTGTCCGTAGCACGACAGGTCGCCGTACCCCATGTCGTCGGCAAGGATGAAGATGATGTTCGGCTTTTGCACCTTTGCCTTCTTTTCCCCCTTTGCGGCAAACGAGGGAACGGTACTAAGTAAAAGTCCTGCAGCCAGCAGCTCTTTGTTACTCATGGTTGACTTCTGTTTAGTGTTGTAACTATTGTGATTTAAAGCGTGGCTAGTTTTCTTTAGTTGTAAACCTTAATCCATCCATGTTTAGCGGGGCAAACGTAAACGACCATCGTTGTGCTTGGTAGGATTTGGGCACTTTTATGAGTACCACGTTTTTGCCCTTTTGGAGATGTACCTTTGTAGGCTTTCTCGACCAGTAGAATTCCTCGTCTTCGTAGGGCATTTCCTCTTCAGGCTGGGCCCATGTTGGTCGAAGTATTCTGTATTGGCCAGGCTTACTCCAAACAGGAGGAGTAAGTCGTGAGCCATTAATCCACACATCACCTCCGTTGGCATCCCAGCTACCTTGCTGGGGAATTCCTGCATATTGCCTGTTCGAACGAGCTGGGGTTTCGAATCCTATCCAGCAATCAACAGTTTTGCTTTTATCCGAATAGATATAGGCGTAAGCATAGGCAACCAGCGAATCCTTTCCTTCAACCTTGTAGGCTCTTTTTAGTGCTTCCATGTCAATAGTACCACCTGAATACGAAACCCAGCGTAGGCTATCGGGTAAGCTTGCTAGTGCTTTGGTTGTCGATTTGGCAGTATGCTCTTCTTTCGATTTAAAAGGAATTGATACATTCCATTGGATAGTCGAGTTTGCAGTCCAAGGGAAAGGTTCTGACGCGAGAATACCCGTTTTGTGTACGTCCATGCGTTTCTCAAAATCTTCAAGATTATTCCTCATCTCGATATTCGACAGCTCGAGCAGGTTAGGATTTTTTACGAATGGAAGTTCTCCTCCATGCCAGTACCTCTCGGCAAATGCTAGAGTTGCAGGCCAAACCGGATTGTGCCTAAATATATTTTTCTTGTCGGCCACTTTTACATCGGGCCAGCAGCAAAGAATTCCCCCTAATGCAAGGCTATCGCCTTTTACTTTGCCGCAGGCCTTGTTCAGTATAATTCTGTTGACTAAAATGAGTGGATCGTATCCGTTAACGTAGCCTATCGATGAGTCGAAGAGTGGTGAGCTTAGGTTGACATCGTTCTGCTTATCCTCGCTTGTAAATGCGGCATCCTTCCAAATTTGGTTGATGGTTGCAGGCGACGCTTTCAATCCTGGATTCCAAACAACCGCCTTCCTTCCCGATTGGTAGACTAGATCTTCCATTTTGGCCATAAATTCTTTGGGATTGTCAATGTGAACCTCGTCGGAGCCTAAGTGGATATATGGGCAATCAGATGCAGGAATTTCTGAAAAGAACTCCTTAAAGCACTTCTCAAGAACCTCTATTCCTTGTGGCGACGCCATGGTAAAGCCAAAGGCTGTTTTAAAGTATGCGCTGTGTCCCGGAACGTCAATTTCGGGGATTACCAAGATGTTTCGTTCCTTTGCATAGGCGATGAGGTCACGAATCTGATCGTAGGTATAAAAAGTTCCTTGGTCGCGCCCTTTACGTTGGTAGGTTGGGTCGTTTAGTATAGGATAGGCCTTACACTCAATTCTCCAACCCGGATGATCGGTTAGGTGCCAGTGGAATACGTTCAACTTGTATAGAGCAAAGATGTCAAGCTGTCGTTTTAGGTCTTCGATGGTTTGAAAGTTTCTTCCAACATCGTGCATAAAACCCCTAAACATAAAGTTAGGCGAATCTTCGATCGCAACCTGAGGAAGGGTGTACGCCTTACCTTTTTTCTCCATTAGCTGCATTAGTGTTTGGAATGCGTAGAAGCAACCCCCATTGTCGCTATAGGTTATGCTTGCTTTATTACCTTCAATATTAAGTTTATAGCCCTCTTTAGGGATGCTTGTCTCTTTGAGAAGGGAAACAGTAATGTAGCCTTTCTGAGGAGCATTGGTAGAGATTTGCAGTGCTGGAACAAACCTGTTCAATTGGGCAATAGCACCAGATAGGTTTGTTGAATGGTCTTCGTCAGCAAGGATAACCAGCGTCTTAAAAGAAACTTTTTCCGCTTTTAGCTGCTCTACCTTTTGAGGGTAGGGGATAAGTGGAAGCTTTGCATTGTTCCCTCTAGATGTAGCCGTAAAGACTACCATTGCGGAAAGCAATGCAATTCTGGTGATTCTTTTCATGGGCGATAAGCTATTTTAAATGGTGTTTAATAAGGCTGCTCCATAGTAGGTATCCATCACCCAAAAGATGAAGGCCGTCGTTGGTATACTTAGGGTTCATCAATTCGGAGTCGGATTGCTTGAAAGAGCTGTATAGATCGATAAACGTGTATCCTTTTTCTTCGCAAATAGTCTTGATTAAGGCATTTAAAGCAATAATTTCTTTGCCTTTGCTTACATGGCCATCAAACATTTTAAACGAAGCGTTAACTGGCAGTACGCTTTGGAGGTACACCTTGGTACGTGGCGACCTGACTTTTAGTGCATCTGTAATTTTTTCGATGTTCTTGGCGATGGTGTCGGGCGACATGCCCTTGGCTAAATCGTTTATCCCAATCATTATAAATATTTTCTTGGGAGTTAGGCGTGCTGCAACGTCGATTCTTGCCAGCACACCTTCGGTGCCATCGCCGCTAATTCCAAAATTCAGAATTGAAGAATTGTTGAAAAGCGTACACCATTCGCCTCCATCAGTTATCGAATCTCCGATAAAAATTACTCCGTTGTTTTTAGTTGTCATCTTCTCGAAAAGTGTGGCTCGTTGATAGTAGTAGGTTGAAAACTTTCGAGTTTGAGCCTTCGTTGCTCCTAGGCAAAGGGTTAGCGCTAGTAGTAGAATTATACTCTTCTTCATGGATTGTTGTTGTAAAATGAGGGTGTGTAAAAGCTTCGTTGTCTTTTTTGTTTTCTAGTACTCTGTAGTAAACGAGGATGCTGGAAGATTTGCCGAATTTACCAAGTTTGCTCGGGAGTATGGTTTCCACCCATACCTCACGTACATTGGCTTTAGAACCAGGCTAGAGCGAAGCGATAGCTTGTCTCCTTTTAATACGGCTTTTGCAGGGTAAAATAGTCTGTCTTCTCCTGCTATTTCAAATTCTCTTAGTTCTTTGCCATCCGAACTTCTAAGCCCTTTGGCATTGTCAAACGAAATCAATGCTTCACTTCCCTTGTATTCTACGCTTTTGAATAGCGGGCTAAGCAAGGTTCCCTTTTGGCCGTAGCATTCAGACAAAGCCCAAAGGGCTAATCGCTCTCCTACTTCCTTTTTTCGTGTAGGATGAACATCGGTGGAATCGCCCAAATCGCTGCATACGACCATGCCTAGGCGTGGTCGAGCAGAGAGCAATCTTCGTTGTTCATCACGAAACATAGGCCAAGACGGTCTGTTTAGGCTCGATAGCTGAACGTAGCCAATTGGGAGTTCTTCTTTCCATCGGCTTCTCCAGCAATCAACCCATTCGGTGAATAGCGCGTTAAAAGCTTCCTTGTTGTGGGCATTCGATTCGCCCTGATACCAAATTACTCCTCGCATGGCCATAGGAATAATTGGTTCGATGCCTGCTTCAAATAGGTAGGATGGATGGTAGGGATGTCGTTGTAGGGGATTGGATGCAGAAGCGATATTTTGTTTGCATCGTTCGCGAACCCATGGCTGAACCAAATCGTTATTGTCCCAATTGTTGAATATGTCTACAACTTTGGGACTGTGCTCCAGTTCATAACGTCCAATCCACGATTCGATAGGAGAGCCTCCAACTGCATTTAGAACTAAGCCTACAGGAACTCCCAACTTTTTTGATAGTGATTGTCCAAAATAGTACGCTACAGCCGAGAATTCTTTTGCTGATTGTGGAGTCGAAATCTCCCACATACCGGCAAAGTACTTTAGTTCGTTAACCATACGAAGGGTGGTGTCGTTCCATGCTGCTGCGTTTGTCTCGGCAACAGGACGGAAGTTCAACAGCCTAACATTGGCGTTGGAGGCATTTTCGATGTCATTTGCTGCTCCGTATGCCGATTTAAGAGGAAATTGCATGTTGGATTGTCCAGAGCATAGCCAAACTTCTCCGATAAAAATGTCTTTTAAAACTGCTGTTTGTTCTTTTGCAGTAACTGTCATGCTGTACGGGCCTCCTGCTTTTTGTTTAGGAAGCGTTACCATCCAGTCGCCAGAAGGCGAAGCAATGCTCTGTACTGTCATCCCCATAAACGAAACAACCACGGTATCACCTGCGTTGGCCTTGCCCCAAATTGACAATGGTTTTTCTCTTTGAAGAACCATGTGGTCGGAAAATGGAGCGGCTAAGCGTAATCCATCCCAATCTTTAGAGAGATGGGCGTAAACTGTTTTTGCAATAATTGCGGCTCCTTCGGCATTAGGATGTAGCGCATCTTTAAAAAGTTCGGGTCGATTGTGTAATGGGATATACAAATCGATTAAAGGCGAATTCGTTGCTTTGGCAACAGCCTCTATGGCATTCTGGACTTGCCAGTACCAGTCGCGCGTGCTCGATTTAAATCTAGGATGCCAGCTGAAAATAGGGGAGACCTTGCATATCCATACGTCTACCGTGGGATTTGCTTGCCTAAAAGAATCGATAAGCTTATGGTAATCTGGTATGAAATTGTACATGTAGTTAGGCCAGTTTCTTGGATCTGTATCGTTTAAGCCAAGGCTGATAATTACCACGTCAGGCTTATAGGCTAGAGCCTCCTTGTAGAAATCTTGTATGATATATGGTCTATGCCCTTTTTCTAGCAAGGTTGCTCCGCTAACTCCGAAATTTTTCACCTCATAGGAGTCTCCCAACATCTTTCCTAGCTGGTATGGATAGCATTCGGTTTCGCGATTG carries:
- a CDS encoding family 20 glycosylhydrolase; protein product: MKRITRIALLSAMVVFTATSRGNNAKLPLIPYPQKVEQLKAEKVSFKTLVILADEDHSTNLSGAIAQLNRFVPALQISTNAPQKGYITVSLLKETSIPKEGYKLNIEGNKASITYSDNGGCFYAFQTLMQLMEKKGKAYTLPQVAIEDSPNFMFRGFMHDVGRNFQTIEDLKRQLDIFALYKLNVFHWHLTDHPGWRIECKAYPILNDPTYQRKGRDQGTFYTYDQIRDLIAYAKERNILVIPEIDVPGHSAYFKTAFGFTMASPQGIEVLEKCFKEFFSEIPASDCPYIHLGSDEVHIDNPKEFMAKMEDLVYQSGRKAVVWNPGLKASPATINQIWKDAAFTSEDKQNDVNLSSPLFDSSIGYVNGYDPLILVNRIILNKACGKVKGDSLALGGILCCWPDVKVADKKNIFRHNPVWPATLAFAERYWHGGELPFVKNPNLLELSNIEMRNNLEDFEKRMDVHKTGILASEPFPWTANSTIQWNVSIPFKSKEEHTAKSTTKALASLPDSLRWVSYSGGTIDMEALKRAYKVEGKDSLVAYAYAYIYSDKSKTVDCWIGFETPARSNRQYAGIPQQGSWDANGGDVWINGSRLTPPVWSKPGQYRILRPTWAQPEEEMPYEDEEFYWSRKPTKVHLQKGKNVVLIKVPKSYQAQRWSFTFAPLNMDGLRFTTKEN
- a CDS encoding GDSL-type esterase/lipase family protein, encoding MKKSIILLLALTLCLGATKAQTRKFSTYYYQRATLFEKMTTKNNGVIFIGDSITDGGEWCTLFNNSSILNFGISGDGTEGVLARIDVAARLTPKKIFIMIGINDLAKGMSPDTIAKNIEKITDALKVRSPRTKVYLQSVLPVNASFKMFDGHVSKGKEIIALNALIKTICEEKGYTFIDLYSSFKQSDSELMNPKYTNDGLHLLGDGYLLWSSLIKHHLK
- a CDS encoding GDSL-type esterase/lipase family protein, coding for MYRLLFLFSLFISLNSFAQKVKVACVGNSVTWGYLLPNRETECYPYQLGKMLGDSYEVKNFGVSGATLLEKGHRPYIIQDFYKEALAYKPDVVIISLGLNDTDPRNWPNYMYNFIPDYHKLIDSFRQANPTVDVWICKVSPIFSWHPRFKSSTRDWYWQVQNAIEAVAKATNSPLIDLYIPLHNRPELFKDALHPNAEGAAIIAKTVYAHLSKDWDGLRLAAPFSDHMVLQREKPLSIWGKANAGDTVVVSFMGMTVQSIASPSGDWMVTLPKQKAGGPYSMTVTAKEQTAVLKDIFIGEVWLCSGQSNMQFPLKSAYGAANDIENASNANVRLLNFRPVAETNAAAWNDTTLRMVNELKYFAGMWEISTPQSAKEFSAVAYYFGQSLSKKLGVPVGLVLNAVGGSPIESWIGRYELEHSPKVVDIFNNWDNNDLVQPWVRERCKQNIASASNPLQRHPYHPSYLFEAGIEPIIPMAMRGVIWYQGESNAHNKEAFNALFTEWVDCWRSRWKEELPIGYVQLSSLNRPSWPMFRDEQRRLLSARPRLGMVVCSDLGDSTDVHPTRKKEVGERLALWALSECYGQKGTLLSPLFKSVEYKGSEALISFDNAKGLRSSDGKELREFEIAGEDRLFYPAKAVLKGDKLSLRSSLVLKPMYVRYGWKPYSRANLVNSANLPASSFTTEY
- a CDS encoding arylsulfatase, yielding MSNKELLAAGLLLSTVPSFAAKGEKKAKVQKPNIIFILADDMGYGDLSCYGQQKYTTPNLDALASSGVRFTNHYTGSSVSAPSRCALLTGMHTGHAAIRGNKEIDPEGQQPMPASTITIAKLLKDAGYKTGLTGKWGLGYPGSESDPNHMGFDYFFGYNCQYQAHFAFPEHLWENNKKVEYPENKGMARKTWSQEEIMNHAKSFIKSNSKNPFFLYLAVTVPHAEMVLPEKYLKDFIGKYPEKPFPGQHYGKQDYPHAAYAAMVTWLDGQVGELKSLLKAQGIDENTVIMFASDNGPHVEGGNDPYFFNSNGGYRGVKRDLYEGGVRTPLIVSWPKSIKGGQVSNHVGAFWDIMPTICDITSIKAPKNIDGISFTPALFGKKTKEHEYLYWEFHEMGKRQAIRMGKWKAVRLNIAIPEKTKTELYDLSSDPYEKVDVAKSNPEVMKKMETIFLTARTSNPYWDL
- a CDS encoding anaerobic sulfatase-maturation protein; translated protein: MNKTIAPFARHLYVMLKPVGSICNLDCSYCYYLEKENLYANTAKHFMSEELLERFIKDYLRSQTKAEVLFTWHGGEALMRPIKFYQKALDLQKKYGGGRPIDNSIQTNGVLLTDEWCEFFKRNNFLVGISIDGPREFHDKHRRSKQGHSTFDQVMRGVELLKKHQVEFNAMAVINSDNVKHPLEVYNFFKEIGCQFIQFSPIVERISSNDNGLKFSSPTESGIAEVAPYTVDPDEFANFYLKIFDEWVRKDVGSIYIQLFDSTLANWVGQPPGVCTLAKTCGHAGVMEFNGDVYSCDHFVYPEFKIGNIYSQNLTSMMYSDKQQRFGSNKFTSLPRQCRECRYLFACYGECPKNRFITDKYGEPGLNYLCNGFYKFFDHVRPYMDYMKEEYENQRPPANVMSWVNRGMK
- a CDS encoding DUF6261 family protein, with the translated sequence MIKGFFYHDMRILEKALFAEKMLQIVKRDQDQDAEFALLVQDMEGKVETLNQALQKVSNASISSLVKKDDAQRDKGISNLRRYAQTCAARKNEAWASAGQQLVYAIKAVGWTMNRKGNKEETNLVDTLLNMLETHPHLKQAIETINAQEWVEEIREGQASYILHKEQQTQAKPPKSRVSSQEAARVLGFAIDKMGRYINFHIEFRNNETYKAMASSLNHIIAEFRATQKQRATRSRKKREGKSSRNTEE
- a CDS encoding sulfatase family protein yields the protein MNYTKLTTLGLCSMGIVTPALSKNGQAEKKPNRRPNIIFMMSDDHAYQAISAYGSIVNKTPNIDRIANDGAIFTHNYCANSISTPSRACALTGKHSHKNGVLTWDAIDTAQVTFPKLLRSNGYRTGIFGKWHLGSNPAGFDEWMVYPGQGSYYNPDYLTAKGPVQIEGYSEEVTTDLALDFLKRQSNPDQPFLLVCNFKAPHRSWMPGPKYLTMYANDTIPEPETLFDDYSDRATPASQHKMGIDKHMHMGYDLKVPMGEDYWDKVGGYERMTPAQKEAWNKAYGPEIYKFLIERPKGKDLVRWKYQHYMKDYLRCVAAVDDNIGRILDYLKENNLEENTIVVYCADQGFYLGEHGWFDKRWMYEESFRMPLLMRWPNGIKKGITIDQLTQNIDFAPTLLEAAGIKAPKEMQGKSMLPLLEGKKVKWRDALYYHYYDHIGEHGVARHYGVRTDRYKLIHYYTTNEWELFDLDKDPKEMHSQYSNPAYADVKKMLLKKLEQLKVEYKIPDSLTKELMEKFDKK